The sequence GGCCGGCATCCAGCTGGGCGGCTGACCGCCGCCTCCGCCGTCGTACGGCTTTTCCGCGGGGCCCCGCGCGCCCGGGCTGTGGGTGGTCTCGTGCCGGCGGGTCCGGGGCGCGCGGTTTGAGTGACCGTGGTTCTCACGGACCCTGTGCTGCCACGGCTGCCGCAGAGCCGGTCGCCCCGCGTCGACCGCTCCGCCCGGTGCCGCTCACCGGCTCCGCCCGGTCCGCCGTCGGCCCTGGCACGTGCCTGGTCCCGCCGTACGGCTCACGTCTCGGCCGTCGTACGGCCTTTCCGCGGGGCCCCGCGCGCCGGGCTGTGGGTGGTCTCGTGCCGGCGGGTCCGGGGCGCGCGGTTTGAGTGACCGTGGTTCTCACGGACCCTGTGCTGCCACGGCTGCCGCAGAGCCGGTCGCCCCGCGTCGACCGCTCCGCCCGGTGCCGCTCACCGGCTCCGCCCGGTCCGCCGTCGGCCCCGGCACGTGCCTGGTCCCGCCGTACGGCTGTCCGTGCCGTCCATCGAGCCGAAGCCAGGGTGTGCCGCACGGCCGCGCTCCCTGCGCCAAGGTCGCCGTGGACGACGCGCGCCGGTGTACAGGCCCCGCCGGGCTGCCGAGACTGGGCGGATGACGACCGCATCCCTGCTCGACGGATTCCTGGACGCCCTGCTGCCGCTGCGGCCCCGCGCCGTCTGGGCGCACGGTTCCCTGGCCGGCGGCGACTACCAGGAGGGGCGCAGCGACCTGGACCTCATCGCCGTACTGCCCGGTCCGCTCGGCCCGCGGCAGGCCTGGCGGGTCGCGGCCCTGCACGCCAGGCTGCGCCACCGGCCCCTCGCGGCGAAGCTGCACTGCGGCTATCTCACCCCGGCCGCCCTGGACGACCCGGACCGTCCGCACCTGACCTGGGCGCACGGCGGGCTGCTGCGCCGCCCGGTCACCCCGGTCACCCGGCGCGAGCTGCACGACTTCGGCCGGGTGCTGTACGGGGAGCCGCCGGCCGGGCTGCTGCCGCCGGTTTTGGAGGGCCGGCTGCGCGACTTCGTGGTGCGCGACCAGCGCGATTTCTGGCGGCCGGCGGTGGACAAGGCACGGCTGTGGCGGCAGGACGTCTGGGTCGACCTGGGCCTGCTGACGTACGCCCGGGCCACCGTGACCCTGCGCGACGGCCGGCTGATCTCGAAACGGGAGGCCCTGGCCGAGCTGCCGGCCCTCGGCGCGCCCGCCGATGTCGTCGCGGACATCGCCCGCCGGCGCTACGAGGACCCCGCCCCCGCCCCCGCCGGTCAGGACTGGCTCACCCGGCGCGCCGGCGCGGCCCGGGCGTTCCTCGGCCCGGCGATCGACGCCCTGGTCGCGGGCGCCGGCTGACCCGGGCGCGTACCGAGGGGTGCGGGCGGCTCAGGCGCGGGAGCCGACCGCCACCTCGGCCGGGGACGCCGGCAGGTCCAGCGGCTCCTCCGGGCGTTCCCGCAGCGCCAGCAGCACCCGCAGCACCCAGATCCACATCACGGTGGAGCCGAGCATGTGGGCGGCCACCAGGGCCTCCGGGAGGTGGGTGAAGTACTGGACGTAGCCGATGGCGCCCTGGCACAGCAGGACCACGAACAGCTCCCGGGTGCGCGCCAGCGGTGCCTTCGGCGCGTCGACGGCCTTGAGCACGAACCACAGCGCGAACGTCAGCGTCACCACGATCCAGGCGAGCACCGCGTGCAGCTTGGAGACGTTCTCCCAGTCGATCGGGATGCGCTCGACCTCGCTGGAGTCTCCGGCGTGCGGTCCCGCCCCGGTCACCACCGTGCCGACCGCGATGAGCAGCGCGGACGCGGCCACCAGGAACCACACCAGCTGCGCCACCGCCTTGCCGACCAGCGGACGCGGCGCCGCGTCGCCCTCCCGGGTGCGCTGCCACATCACCGTGGCGATGGCGATCAGGGCCGTGGAGAGCAGGAAGTGCGCGGCGACCGTGTACGGGTTGAGGCCGACCAGGACGACGATGCCGCCGAGCACCGCGTTGCCCATGACGACCCAGAACTGGGCCCAGCCGAGCCGGGTCAGGCCGCGGCGCCACGGCTTCTCGGAACGGGCGGCGATGATCGCCCAGCCGACGGCGGCGCACAGCACGTACGTCAGCATGCGGTTGCCGAACTCGATGATCCCGTGGAAGCCCATGGCCCGGGTGGTGGTCAGCGAGTCGTCGGTGCAGGTGGGCCAGGTCGGGCAGCCGAGGCCCGAGCCGGTCAGGCGGACGGCGCCGCCGGTGACCACGATGACCACCGACATGACGAGTGCGGCGAGGGCCGCCCGCCGGACGGTCCGTGGGTCCGGGGTCCAGCGGTCGGCGATGAACGCGAGCGGATTGCGCAGGGCGGCTTCGACGTCGGCGCGGTTCAGCGTAGGCACGCACACCATCGTAGGCCGCCGCTTGTGCACGCGTTCACGAGGGTCACTCCCCCGGGGGTACGGCCGCTCGCGCGAGGGTCACTCCCAGCGGAAGAACCGTCCGGCCGCGGCCAGCCCGGCCACCGCCCACACGGCGAGGACGCCCAGGTCGCCCCACGGCATCCCGGCGCCGTGCTGGAGCACGTCCCGCAGGCCGTCGGAGAGGGCGGAGATGGGCAGCAGGCCGAGGAGCTGCTCGCCCGCCGGGCCGAACTTCTCCAGCGGCACGATCACCCCGCCGCCCACGAGCAGCAGCAGGAACACCAGGTTGGCGGCGGCCAGTGTCGCCTCCGCCTTCAGGGTGCCCGCCATCAGCAGGCCGAGCCCGGAGAAGGCGGCGGTGCCGACGACGAGCAGAGCCACGACGGCGGCCGGGTTGCCGTGCGGGGACCAGCCCAGCGCGAAGGCGATCACGGTCAGCAGGATGACCTGGAGAACCTCCGTGACCAGCACGGACACCGTCTTCGCGGTCATCAGGCCCCAGCGCGGCAGCGGCGAGGAGGCCAGCCGCTTGAGCACGCCGTAGCGGCGCTCGAAGCCCGTGGCGATGGCCTGCCCGGTGAACGCGGTCGACATCACGGCCAGGGCCAGCACGCCGGGGGCGAGGAAGTCGACCGCCTCGCCCTTGCCCGTGTCCACGATGTCGACCGAGCTGAAGAGCACCAGCAGCAGGGTCGGGATCACGACCGTCAGCAGCAGCTGCTCGCCGTTGCGCAGCAGCATCCTGGTCTCCAGCGCCGCCTGCGCCGCGATCATGCGGGGGAGCGGGGCGGCTCCGGGCCTCGGGGAATAGGTACCCGTGGTGGTCACGAGCGCAGCTCCTTGCCGGTCAGCTCCAGGAAGACGTCTTCCAGGGTGTGCCGCTCCACCGAGATCCGGTCGGGCATCACCCCGTGCTGGGCGCACCAGGAGGTCACCGTGGCCAGCAGCTGGGGGTCGACCTTGCCGGTCACCCGGTAGCCGCCCGGGGTCAGCTCGGCGGCCGCGCAGTCGGCCGGCAGCGCCTTGAGCAGCGAGCCGACGTCCAGGCCGGGGCGGCCGGTGAAGCGCAGGGTGTTCTCGGCGCCGCCCTTGCACAGCTCCTCCGGCGAGCCCTGGGCGATGACCCGGCCGCCGTCGATGATCGCCACGTCGTCGGCGAGCTGCTCGGCCTCGTCCATGTGGTGCGTGGTGAGGATCACCGAGACGCCGTCGGCGCGCAGGTCCCGCACCAGGTCCCAGGTGGCCCGGCGGGCCTGCGGGTCCAGGCCGGCGGTGGGCTCGTCCAGGAACACCAGTTCCGGGCGGCCCACGACGGCCATGGCGAGCGCGAGCCGCTGCTGCTGGCCGCCGGAGAGCCGGCGGTAGCTGGTGCGGCCGCAGGAGCCGAGGCCGAGGCGGTCGATCAGGGCGTCGACGTCGAGCGGGTGCGCGTGCAGCTTCGCCACGTGCCGGAGCATCTCGTCGGCGCGGGCGCCGGAGTACACACCGCCGGACTGGAGCATCACGCCGATGCGGGGCCGCAGCTCGGCGGCCTGCCGGACCGGGTCGAGGCCCAGGACGCGCACCGTGCCGGAATCCGGCTTCCGGTATCCCTCGCAGGTCTCCACCGTGGTCGTCTTCCCGGCCCCGTTCGGGCCGAGTACGGCGGTCACGCCCGGCCCGGCCACCAGGTCCAGGCCGTTCACCGCGGTCTTCGTGCCGTACCGCATCACCAGGGCCGTCACCTCGATGAGCGGGTGCGACGCGAAGCGTCTCCCGGAGGGGTCGTGACCGGGAGACGGGCGGGCGGGCTCACTTCGCATGGGGCCGAGTGTAGGGAGAGTGCGCGCGGTTCAGACGGGCGGGTGCGGGAAGTCCTCCTCGCGCGGGCGGTGCAGCGGCAGCCACCGCTCGGCGTAGGCCACGGCGTCCGCCAGCGGGAACAGCCGGGCGTCCGCGCCGCCGACCCGGCCGCGGACGACGGGCCGGTCCCGTTCGAAGTCGTGTCCCAGTTCGTCGAACCGGTCGGCGGTGACCGACACCTCGACCACCGTCTCCCAGCCGCCGCCGGGCGCGGGCCGGCCGACCCGCACGCGCGGCGCGGGGATGCGGTACTCGGCCAGGTGGAAGGCGGTGCAGGAGTCGTAGCCCGCGCCGAGCAGCAGCACCCGGGCGCCCTGCTTCTCCAGCTTCGCCAGCGGGCTGTCCGGGCCGAGCCGGCAGTCCGAGGCGTGGCCCTCGGTGATCTCCCGCGCGCGGGGGCCGAGCGCGGCGAAGGAGGTCTGGGGGTGGGCGCTGCGCAGGGCGCCGGGCCAGGTCCGCACGGTCTCGGGGATCACGCCGACGCCGAGCGAGGGGGTGACCAGCGGGTCGTACGGGGGCATGGTGGCGCGGATCCGGTCCCACCACTCCTCGGGCACCGGCGGGTTCTCCCATCCGGCGGGGTCGGACTGGTCGCCGGTCTGGGTCGGCACGACGAGCGTGCCCGAAGGGCCGAGCGCGTCGAGGAGGCCCTGGACGACCGCGACCGCGCCTCCGTTCACCCAGCCGAGCGAGCTGAGCGAGGAGTGCACGAGCAGGGTCTCGCCGGTCTCGACGCCCAGCAGGCGCAGAGCTGCGGCGAGGGCGTCCCGAGTGACGAGCGGGCCGGTCGGAGGGGGTGCGGGCATGGTCCGGGAGTCTTCCGGACCGGGCCTTGGGACGCCACTGAATTCGGCCGGGCGGCGTTTCGCGAGGATCGGCGGAAGATCGTTTGCGCAGGTCGGATTAGGTATGCCTAAGTGACGCAGGGCACCGCGTGATGATCGGGACGTCGCTTGTCAGGCTCCGCGGAATTACGCAACAATGGCGTTGTGAAAAACGTCGGCGAGGCTCGGGAGACCCCCACGGGGGCCCCTCAGGAGGAGCTAGCGACCGGTGAGCGCTCGACGCGCAACCGGGTCGCGCGCTCCATCCTGGACCACGGGCCGTCGACCGTCGCCGAACTCGCCGGCCGGCTGGGACTGACCCAGGCGGCCGTCCGGCGCCATCTGGACGCGCTGGTCGCCGACGAGGTCGTGGAGGCCCGCGAACAGCGGGTGTACGGCACGCGCACGCGTGGCCGCCCCGCCAAGGTCTTCGCGCTCACCGACTGCGGCCGGGACGCCTTCGACCAGTCGTACGACAAGCTCGCCGCGGACGCGCTGCGCTGGATCGCCGAGCGGGAGGGCGGCGCCGAGGCGATCGCCGCCTTCGCCCGCGCCCGGGTCGCCGCCCAGGCGGGCGCGTACCGCCGGGCGATCGAGGCCGCGGCCCCGGACAAGCGCGCCGAAGCGCTGGCCAAGGCCCTGAGCGCGGACGGGTACGCTGCTACGGCGCGCAGCGCACCGGTCGGCGAGCAGCTCTGCCAGCACCACTGCCCGGTCGCCCATGTCGCGGAACAGTTCCCGCAGCTGTGCGAGGCGGAGACGGAGATCTTCGCGGAGCTGCTGGGCACGCACGTCCAGCGGCTGGCGACCATCGCGCACGGCGACGGCGTCTGCACGACGTTCATC comes from Streptomyces sp. SCL15-4 and encodes:
- a CDS encoding nucleotidyltransferase domain-containing protein, translated to MTTASLLDGFLDALLPLRPRAVWAHGSLAGGDYQEGRSDLDLIAVLPGPLGPRQAWRVAALHARLRHRPLAAKLHCGYLTPAALDDPDRPHLTWAHGGLLRRPVTPVTRRELHDFGRVLYGEPPAGLLPPVLEGRLRDFVVRDQRDFWRPAVDKARLWRQDVWVDLGLLTYARATVTLRDGRLISKREALAELPALGAPADVVADIARRRYEDPAPAPAGQDWLTRRAGAARAFLGPAIDALVAGAG
- a CDS encoding COX15/CtaA family protein, with translation MVCVPTLNRADVEAALRNPLAFIADRWTPDPRTVRRAALAALVMSVVIVVTGGAVRLTGSGLGCPTWPTCTDDSLTTTRAMGFHGIIEFGNRMLTYVLCAAVGWAIIAARSEKPWRRGLTRLGWAQFWVVMGNAVLGGIVVLVGLNPYTVAAHFLLSTALIAIATVMWQRTREGDAAPRPLVGKAVAQLVWFLVAASALLIAVGTVVTGAGPHAGDSSEVERIPIDWENVSKLHAVLAWIVVTLTFALWFVLKAVDAPKAPLARTRELFVVLLCQGAIGYVQYFTHLPEALVAAHMLGSTVMWIWVLRVLLALRERPEEPLDLPASPAEVAVGSRA
- a CDS encoding ABC transporter permease, whose translation is MIAAQAALETRMLLRNGEQLLLTVVIPTLLLVLFSSVDIVDTGKGEAVDFLAPGVLALAVMSTAFTGQAIATGFERRYGVLKRLASSPLPRWGLMTAKTVSVLVTEVLQVILLTVIAFALGWSPHGNPAAVVALLVVGTAAFSGLGLLMAGTLKAEATLAAANLVFLLLLVGGGVIVPLEKFGPAGEQLLGLLPISALSDGLRDVLQHGAGMPWGDLGVLAVWAVAGLAAAGRFFRWE
- a CDS encoding ABC transporter ATP-binding protein, encoding MRSEPARPSPGHDPSGRRFASHPLIEVTALVMRYGTKTAVNGLDLVAGPGVTAVLGPNGAGKTTTVETCEGYRKPDSGTVRVLGLDPVRQAAELRPRIGVMLQSGGVYSGARADEMLRHVAKLHAHPLDVDALIDRLGLGSCGRTSYRRLSGGQQQRLALAMAVVGRPELVFLDEPTAGLDPQARRATWDLVRDLRADGVSVILTTHHMDEAEQLADDVAIIDGGRVIAQGSPEELCKGGAENTLRFTGRPGLDVGSLLKALPADCAAAELTPGGYRVTGKVDPQLLATVTSWCAQHGVMPDRISVERHTLEDVFLELTGKELRS
- a CDS encoding AAC(3) family N-acetyltransferase — translated: MPAPPPTGPLVTRDALAAALRLLGVETGETLLVHSSLSSLGWVNGGAVAVVQGLLDALGPSGTLVVPTQTGDQSDPAGWENPPVPEEWWDRIRATMPPYDPLVTPSLGVGVIPETVRTWPGALRSAHPQTSFAALGPRAREITEGHASDCRLGPDSPLAKLEKQGARVLLLGAGYDSCTAFHLAEYRIPAPRVRVGRPAPGGGWETVVEVSVTADRFDELGHDFERDRPVVRGRVGGADARLFPLADAVAYAERWLPLHRPREEDFPHPPV
- a CDS encoding helix-turn-helix transcriptional regulator, whose product is MKNVGEARETPTGAPQEELATGERSTRNRVARSILDHGPSTVAELAGRLGLTQAAVRRHLDALVADEVVEAREQRVYGTRTRGRPAKVFALTDCGRDAFDQSYDKLAADALRWIAEREGGAEAIAAFARARVAAQAGAYRRAIEAAAPDKRAEALAKALSADGYAATARSAPVGEQLCQHHCPVAHVAEQFPQLCEAETEIFAELLGTHVQRLATIAHGDGVCTTFIPKISTDAPASTAGRNPA